The following proteins are co-located in the Puniceicoccus vermicola genome:
- a CDS encoding sugar phosphate isomerase/epimerase family protein, whose translation MSRAVTLFTGQWADLPQDELFPLVKEMGYDGVELACWGDHFDVDQALEDESYIPNLWKKLQEHGLTCHAISNHLVGQAICDPIDDRHKAILSDKIWGDGDPEGVRQRAAEAMKDTARAARKFFDARPDETVIHPVVNGFTGSSIWAALYAFPPTSQEYLNKGYEDFAKRWLPILNVFEEVDVNFALEVHPTEIAFDTASSERALAAVNQHKRFGFNYDPSHLAYQGVDYVQFIRKFSDRIYHAHMKDVWWGHGDGSVGVFGGHTEFTDPRRYWDFRSLGHGDVQFEDIIVALNDIQYAGPLSVEWEDGRMDRVHGGTEAAAFVRKIDFEPNKLAFDAAFDKSNQ comes from the coding sequence ATGAGCCGAGCAGTTACCCTCTTCACCGGTCAATGGGCCGACCTTCCTCAGGATGAACTATTTCCACTCGTCAAAGAGATGGGATACGATGGCGTCGAACTCGCCTGCTGGGGCGACCACTTCGACGTCGATCAGGCGCTTGAGGATGAGTCCTACATCCCCAATCTGTGGAAAAAGCTTCAAGAGCACGGGCTGACCTGTCACGCCATTTCCAATCACCTCGTCGGGCAGGCGATCTGTGATCCCATCGACGACCGTCATAAAGCGATTCTCTCCGACAAGATCTGGGGAGACGGCGATCCTGAAGGCGTCCGCCAACGGGCTGCGGAAGCGATGAAAGACACCGCTCGGGCCGCTCGCAAATTCTTCGATGCACGACCGGACGAGACGGTGATTCACCCGGTCGTGAACGGCTTCACCGGATCCTCGATCTGGGCCGCTCTCTACGCCTTCCCCCCGACTTCGCAGGAATATCTCAACAAGGGCTACGAGGACTTTGCCAAACGCTGGCTTCCCATCCTCAATGTCTTCGAAGAAGTCGATGTCAACTTCGCCCTTGAGGTCCACCCGACTGAAATTGCCTTCGACACCGCTTCTTCCGAACGGGCCCTTGCCGCGGTCAATCAGCACAAACGTTTCGGGTTCAACTACGACCCCAGTCACCTCGCCTATCAGGGAGTCGACTACGTTCAGTTTATCCGCAAATTCTCCGACCGCATCTACCACGCCCACATGAAAGACGTCTGGTGGGGTCATGGCGACGGCTCTGTCGGAGTTTTTGGAGGACATACCGAATTCACCGATCCGCGACGCTACTGGGACTTCCGCTCGCTGGGTCATGGAGACGTCCAGTTCGAAGACATCATCGTGGCACTGAACGATATCCAATACGCTGGCCCCCTTTCCGTGGAATGGGAAGACGGCCGTATGGACCGCGTTCACGGCGGCACCGAAGCCGCTGCTTTTGTCCGAAAGATCGACTTTGAGCCCAACAAGCTGGCGTTCGACGCTGCTTTTGATAAGAGCAACCAGTAA
- a CDS encoding Gfo/Idh/MocA family protein codes for MTQPRKIRMGMVGGGHGAFIGAVHRIAANIDGQVELVCGAFSSDSDRSKASGKDLFLPEDRCYSDYATMMTAEKSLPEGERMDFVAIVTPNHVHFPVAKAALEAGFHVLSDKPATLNLAEAQELAALVEKTGLKYGLTHNYTGYPMVKQARALVRNGELGTIRKVVVEYPQGWLATPVEKENNKQASWRTDPEKSGAAGCIGDIGTHAENLAEYISGLQIEELAADLTRFVDGRMLDDDGSVLLRFAGGAKGILYASQVSVGEENSLTIRVYGEKGGLEWHQMEPNTLLVHRLGEPTQIQRTGNDYLDSSSTDHARIPPGHPEGYLEAFANLYRNFAADIASDLLGTEAPPYASDYPTVSDGVRGMAFIQAVVESSSNNAAWTKLPL; via the coding sequence ATGACACAACCACGCAAAATTCGCATGGGTATGGTTGGCGGTGGCCATGGTGCCTTTATCGGTGCCGTTCACCGCATCGCCGCAAATATTGACGGCCAAGTTGAACTCGTCTGTGGGGCCTTCTCCTCCGACTCCGACCGCTCCAAGGCCTCCGGCAAAGACTTATTCCTCCCAGAGGACCGCTGCTACAGCGACTACGCAACCATGATGACCGCAGAAAAGTCGCTCCCGGAAGGAGAGCGTATGGACTTCGTCGCCATCGTCACCCCCAACCACGTCCATTTCCCCGTGGCCAAAGCCGCTCTGGAAGCTGGCTTCCACGTTCTCTCCGACAAACCGGCAACTCTGAATTTGGCAGAGGCACAAGAGCTCGCGGCTCTGGTTGAGAAGACAGGTCTAAAATATGGTCTGACCCATAACTACACCGGATACCCGATGGTCAAACAGGCCAGAGCTTTGGTCCGCAACGGAGAGCTCGGAACCATCCGCAAAGTGGTCGTCGAGTATCCACAAGGTTGGCTCGCCACTCCCGTCGAGAAAGAGAACAACAAGCAAGCCTCTTGGCGAACTGATCCCGAGAAGTCTGGCGCCGCTGGATGCATCGGCGACATTGGCACCCACGCAGAGAACCTTGCCGAATATATTTCAGGACTGCAGATTGAGGAACTCGCAGCCGACCTCACCCGATTCGTCGACGGTCGCATGCTCGACGATGACGGCTCGGTTCTCCTCCGGTTTGCAGGTGGCGCCAAAGGCATCCTCTACGCCTCACAAGTATCGGTAGGTGAAGAGAATTCCCTCACCATTCGCGTCTACGGTGAAAAAGGAGGACTTGAGTGGCACCAAATGGAGCCGAACACCCTCCTAGTACACCGCTTGGGCGAGCCCACGCAAATCCAGCGCACCGGGAACGACTACTTGGATTCGTCATCTACTGATCACGCACGAATCCCGCCGGGCCACCCCGAGGGATACCTCGAAGCCTTCGCCAACCTCTATCGTAATTTTGCGGCCGATATCGCTTCCGATCTCCTCGGCACCGAGGCTCCGCCTTATGCGAGCGATTATCCCACCGTCTCCGATGGGGTCCGCGGCATGGCCTTCATTCAAGCAGTTGTCGAAAGCTCCTCCAACAACGCGGCTTGGACGAAACTTCCTCTGTAA
- a CDS encoding helix-turn-helix domain-containing protein, whose product MSKPFKNPSVDLAAFADRPLWDLMEDLMFWVKDVQGRFVWCNLALAESARLSREEVLGTLDSDLYFNELAMVYMEDDASLIRGGPPIVNKPELVMASTGVVGWNMTSKYPILSAEGEVIGTYGMSRPVDHSVDLPADYADLADLVTFAHRELKNGISVEDLTLRAGLSRSSLERYLRRHLRITPRELLQRIRTNHARHLLQASTLKIGEIALECGYESFSAFSRAFKQRFGSSPGQFRERR is encoded by the coding sequence ATGTCCAAACCGTTCAAGAATCCATCCGTCGACTTGGCCGCTTTCGCGGATCGTCCGCTTTGGGATCTCATGGAGGATCTGATGTTTTGGGTGAAGGATGTGCAAGGGCGGTTTGTCTGGTGCAATTTGGCTTTGGCGGAGTCGGCGCGTTTGTCCCGGGAAGAGGTCTTGGGCACTTTGGACAGTGATCTTTATTTCAACGAGCTGGCCATGGTTTACATGGAAGACGATGCTTCGCTGATCCGTGGGGGGCCTCCGATCGTCAACAAGCCTGAGTTGGTCATGGCATCTACCGGAGTTGTCGGTTGGAACATGACCAGCAAGTATCCGATTCTGTCGGCCGAAGGTGAAGTCATTGGGACTTATGGAATGAGTCGACCGGTTGACCATTCGGTCGATCTTCCTGCTGATTATGCAGATTTAGCGGATCTCGTAACTTTCGCTCATCGAGAATTGAAGAATGGAATTTCAGTCGAAGACCTGACGCTTCGCGCGGGGTTGTCCCGCTCCTCTCTGGAGCGCTATCTACGCCGTCATCTGCGAATCACTCCCCGAGAACTTTTGCAACGGATTCGCACGAATCACGCCCGGCACCTTTTGCAGGCCAGCACCCTAAAGATCGGAGAGATCGCGCTTGAATGCGGCTATGAAAGTTTCTCCGCCTTCTCGCGCGCCTTCAAGCAGCGCTTTGGCTCTTCTCCCGGTCAGTTTCGGGAAAGGCGGTGA
- a CDS encoding MYG1 family protein — MSIRAIVTHPGGAHKDEFLACAALLAENPVPISRRDPTPENLADPTIAVVDIGHQHDPELCNFDHHQFPRDHVPTCALSLVLQKLDLYEDAQKFCDWLEVVEWFDCRGLKDTAEWLGTDRDTLAKLNSPVDSGILRRFASCTEHQPGEPIWELMRMIGQDMIEYISGLRTRLTFVDQHAEFWTIEGSEESFKALFMPRTDPLPDDPAVGLFRYVQQQGLENEVLAMIYPDSRGTGYGLRRFSDDPRLDFTQIESEPDVHFAHARGFIAKSSADSVERLKELVSAAWIS; from the coding sequence ATGTCTATTCGAGCCATTGTCACGCACCCGGGTGGTGCTCACAAAGATGAGTTCCTCGCCTGCGCCGCGCTCCTCGCTGAGAATCCGGTCCCCATTTCCCGCAGGGATCCAACTCCAGAGAATCTCGCCGATCCTACGATCGCCGTCGTCGACATCGGGCACCAACATGACCCTGAGCTCTGCAATTTCGATCACCACCAGTTTCCACGAGATCACGTCCCGACGTGCGCCCTTTCTCTCGTCCTCCAAAAACTGGACCTCTACGAGGATGCCCAGAAATTCTGCGACTGGCTCGAAGTCGTTGAATGGTTCGATTGTCGCGGCCTCAAGGATACCGCCGAGTGGCTCGGCACAGACCGGGACACCCTCGCCAAGCTAAACTCCCCAGTTGATTCCGGAATCCTTCGTCGCTTCGCCAGTTGCACCGAACACCAACCCGGAGAGCCCATCTGGGAATTGATGCGCATGATCGGCCAGGACATGATCGAATACATCTCCGGCCTTCGCACCCGCTTGACCTTCGTCGATCAGCACGCGGAATTTTGGACCATCGAAGGGAGCGAGGAATCCTTCAAGGCCCTCTTCATGCCCCGCACCGATCCTCTGCCGGATGATCCAGCCGTCGGGCTTTTCCGCTACGTCCAGCAGCAAGGTCTCGAAAACGAGGTCCTGGCCATGATCTATCCGGATAGCCGTGGCACTGGTTACGGTCTGCGCCGATTCAGTGACGACCCCCGACTCGATTTCACTCAAATCGAAAGCGAGCCCGACGTGCACTTCGCGCATGCTCGTGGATTCATCGCCAAGAGTTCAGCCGATTCTGTAGAACGCCTAAAGGAGCTTGTCTCCGCAGCCTGGATCTCCTGA
- a CDS encoding ChaN family lipoprotein — protein MDSSPLPKAKNCGLARTLLAVRTLRASFLGSLLVGLTLGAVTSKALSETEADSPQSSAEKLFPEPSPLSFWIDLYRAEPVRFLEVMNDLSTVDIIYTGEIHTLDRHHYWQTRILSGLIEKKKGQAVLALEPIEQFQQPLVDRFNDGEFDFNELAEAMNWSNRWSNFEDYRALLELAQKNDVPVLALNARAETIRKIGRQGLESLSQEERNELPETLNFDDPQYRQLLNMLLMVHASMDESVLDRIFEAQVARDEKMASTLAAFLSQPGNQNRTALVIAGSGHIQYGLGTVSRVRSRLPEKKDRIVLMTESGELVLSEEEAAMSRDISITHEDLRFLQQPKADYLQVTELQE, from the coding sequence ATGGACTCTTCTCCTCTACCCAAGGCAAAAAACTGCGGCCTCGCCAGAACGCTCCTCGCAGTCCGCACCTTGCGAGCTTCCTTCCTCGGGAGCCTTCTGGTCGGCCTAACTCTCGGGGCCGTCACATCCAAGGCCCTCTCCGAAACGGAAGCAGATTCACCTCAATCCTCTGCGGAAAAGCTCTTTCCAGAACCCAGTCCCCTGAGTTTCTGGATCGACCTCTATCGCGCTGAACCCGTTCGCTTCTTGGAGGTCATGAACGATCTCTCGACTGTCGATATCATCTACACCGGAGAGATTCACACCCTGGACCGCCACCACTACTGGCAAACACGGATCCTCTCCGGATTGATCGAAAAGAAGAAGGGCCAAGCTGTCCTCGCATTGGAACCCATCGAGCAGTTTCAGCAGCCTCTCGTCGATCGTTTCAACGACGGAGAATTCGACTTCAACGAACTCGCAGAGGCCATGAATTGGTCCAATCGATGGAGTAATTTTGAGGACTATCGCGCTCTACTCGAACTGGCCCAGAAAAACGATGTGCCCGTGCTCGCCTTGAACGCCCGTGCCGAGACCATCCGCAAGATCGGTCGCCAAGGTCTCGAATCACTCTCCCAAGAGGAGCGCAACGAACTTCCCGAGACCCTCAACTTTGACGATCCACAATACCGCCAGCTGCTCAACATGCTGCTCATGGTTCACGCCAGCATGGATGAAAGCGTCCTCGACCGCATTTTCGAAGCGCAAGTGGCCCGGGATGAAAAAATGGCGTCCACGCTCGCAGCCTTCCTCAGCCAACCGGGAAACCAGAACAGGACGGCTTTGGTCATCGCTGGTTCGGGCCATATCCAATATGGGCTCGGGACAGTTTCTCGAGTTCGCTCCCGTCTGCCAGAAAAGAAGGATCGAATCGTTCTCATGACTGAAAGCGGAGAACTCGTGCTCTCCGAGGAGGAGGCTGCCATGTCCCGAGACATCTCCATCACCCACGAAGATCTCCGCTTCCTCCAGCAACCCAAAGCCGATTACCTTCAAGTCACTGAACTGCAAGAGTGA
- a CDS encoding NAD-dependent malic enzyme yields MKNLGNTSKTLSPIGLYDLPSGPALMDQPLLNKGTSFTKAEQDALGLRGLLPPRIFSMEEQLERSLAQFRGKTSPLEKYIFLVSLQHRNETLFYRLLLDHLEEMMPIIYTPTVGEACLEYSGIFRSPRGLWITIEDKGKIESVLRNWPRRGVRLIVVTDGERILGLGDLGALGMGIPIGKLALYTTCAGVHPYYCLPITIDVGTNSERLRGDPMYIGMNHERTRGDVYNDFMEEFVNAVRKVFPGCLLQFEDFGNANAFHLLEKNRDRICCFNDDIQGTAAVALAGIIASARLTGAPIEKEKLLFLGAGEAGTGIAELFVSALESHGIDREAARRQCWFVDSKGLLVRDRGDKLPDHKKPFAHEGEHLPDLLSAVKHLKPTTLIGVAGVGGAFNQDVVEAMCASNERPVIFALSNPTSSAECTAEEAYKWSRGKAVFASGSPFSPVTYDGQTFEPGQGNNVYIFPGVGLGALACGSTRVTHSMFLAAAEALAEAVQDSDLACGRVYPNLKGIRRVSLDIAIAVAEEAWDLGLAQVPKPEDVETFIQEQMFEPEYRDYFCEE; encoded by the coding sequence ATGAAGAATCTGGGCAACACATCCAAGACCCTCTCTCCCATCGGCCTCTACGATCTGCCCTCCGGGCCGGCGCTGATGGACCAGCCGTTATTGAACAAAGGCACCTCGTTCACCAAAGCCGAGCAGGATGCCCTCGGACTCCGCGGGCTCCTTCCCCCGCGCATCTTTTCCATGGAGGAACAGCTGGAGCGTTCCTTGGCCCAGTTCCGGGGCAAAACAAGCCCACTGGAAAAATATATCTTCCTCGTTTCACTGCAGCACCGCAACGAGACTCTCTTCTACCGTCTGCTCCTCGACCATCTCGAGGAAATGATGCCAATCATTTACACGCCGACGGTCGGAGAAGCCTGCCTCGAATACAGCGGGATTTTCCGAAGCCCCCGCGGTCTTTGGATCACCATCGAAGACAAAGGGAAAATCGAATCCGTCCTCCGCAACTGGCCCCGGCGCGGTGTGCGACTGATCGTGGTGACCGACGGCGAACGCATCCTCGGTCTCGGGGATCTCGGCGCACTCGGCATGGGTATCCCGATTGGAAAACTTGCCCTCTACACCACCTGCGCTGGAGTCCACCCGTATTATTGCCTCCCCATCACCATCGATGTCGGCACCAACAGTGAGCGTCTTCGGGGGGATCCGATGTATATCGGGATGAATCACGAGAGAACCCGGGGGGATGTCTACAACGACTTTATGGAAGAGTTCGTAAATGCCGTCCGAAAGGTCTTCCCCGGATGTCTTCTTCAGTTTGAAGATTTCGGCAACGCAAACGCCTTCCACCTCCTCGAAAAAAATCGTGACCGTATTTGCTGCTTCAATGACGATATCCAGGGAACGGCCGCTGTTGCTCTTGCCGGAATCATTGCCTCGGCCCGCCTGACTGGCGCCCCGATCGAGAAAGAAAAGCTTCTCTTCCTCGGAGCCGGCGAAGCCGGAACTGGCATCGCGGAACTGTTTGTCAGCGCGCTGGAAAGCCACGGCATCGATCGGGAAGCCGCCCGGCGCCAATGCTGGTTTGTCGATTCCAAGGGCCTCCTCGTCCGCGATCGCGGCGACAAGCTCCCCGACCACAAGAAACCCTTTGCCCACGAGGGAGAACATCTTCCCGACCTGTTGAGCGCGGTCAAACACCTCAAACCAACGACCCTCATCGGCGTCGCGGGAGTGGGAGGCGCCTTCAATCAAGATGTCGTCGAAGCCATGTGCGCGTCAAACGAACGACCCGTGATCTTCGCCCTCTCCAATCCGACCAGCAGCGCGGAGTGCACCGCGGAAGAAGCCTACAAATGGAGCCGAGGAAAAGCTGTCTTTGCCAGCGGAAGCCCCTTCAGTCCGGTGACCTATGACGGGCAGACCTTCGAACCCGGCCAAGGGAACAACGTTTATATCTTCCCTGGCGTCGGTCTCGGAGCTTTGGCCTGCGGTTCCACACGGGTGACCCATTCGATGTTCCTCGCCGCGGCCGAGGCCCTCGCTGAAGCCGTTCAGGACAGCGACCTCGCCTGTGGACGAGTCTATCCCAACCTCAAAGGAATCCGCCGCGTTTCCCTCGACATCGCCATCGCCGTTGCCGAAGAGGCTTGGGATCTCGGTCTCGCACAAGTGCCAAAGCCCGAGGACGTGGAGACCTTTATTCAGGAGCAAATGTTCGAGCCCGAGTATCGAGACTACTTTTGCGAGGAATAA
- a CDS encoding helix-turn-helix transcriptional regulator encodes MKRRFWEFQAVVHGRIAWVPASGPATETKARTLWVSPPGSSHGWTGIPGEEAVIVVFHFRLIPETLRLRLGKSPCTAIHLSAAECVQMEELARGVDRYWRKPAPGMLLCYEHALLQISHLAYESLTIQHPEEPENRIRDQVQSALSLYNENMQTNPGLPEIARACHSSPANLRRLFHKTLQASPKEVFDQLRYQRAMQLLTETTLPLAHIAEQCGFQDQSAFSRAFKNHFQCTPRDLRAGRELPLQKE; translated from the coding sequence ATGAAGCGCCGTTTCTGGGAGTTTCAGGCGGTGGTCCACGGGCGCATCGCCTGGGTGCCGGCATCCGGACCAGCTACGGAAACCAAGGCTCGAACTCTCTGGGTCTCTCCCCCTGGATCCTCCCACGGTTGGACGGGAATTCCCGGCGAAGAAGCGGTGATCGTCGTTTTCCACTTCCGGCTGATTCCCGAAACTCTCCGCTTGCGACTCGGAAAGTCTCCCTGCACGGCGATTCATTTGTCCGCCGCAGAATGCGTCCAGATGGAAGAACTGGCCAGGGGAGTAGACCGCTACTGGAGGAAACCGGCTCCGGGCATGCTTCTCTGCTACGAACACGCCCTGCTCCAGATCAGTCACTTGGCCTACGAGTCCCTGACGATCCAGCATCCCGAGGAACCGGAGAACCGCATCCGGGATCAGGTCCAGAGCGCGCTCTCCCTCTACAACGAAAACATGCAGACCAACCCCGGTCTCCCCGAAATCGCTCGCGCCTGCCACAGCTCACCCGCCAACCTGCGCCGCTTGTTTCACAAAACCCTACAAGCTTCGCCGAAGGAGGTCTTCGACCAACTCCGCTACCAACGGGCCATGCAGCTTCTAACCGAGACGACGCTTCCCCTCGCCCACATTGCCGAGCAATGCGGATTTCAGGATCAGAGCGCTTTCTCCCGCGCCTTCAAGAACCATTTCCAGTGCACCCCCCGCGACCTGCGGGCCGGACGCGAGTTGCCATTGCAGAAAGAATAG